The following nucleotide sequence is from Apium graveolens cultivar Ventura chromosome 4, ASM990537v1, whole genome shotgun sequence.
GTGGGAGAAAGGGCTTAAAACAAACATGAAAGAGGTGCAGGGACCAAATGACCTTGTAGAATCTTTGTCGAATGCGGGAGATCAGTTGGTTGTTGTTGCTTTCTTCTCCCCTGGCTGTGGAGGCTGCAGAGCACTTCATCCCAAGGTTTCTTGCTATTCCACATATTTGCTTCTTCGTTTGGTTGTCTAATTTGTTATTTTGGAGAGAGTGACATGGTAAAAATGAGTAAAATTTGGGTGTTTGTTGGCAGATATGTCAATTGGCAGAGATGAATCCGGATGTACAATTTCTGCAAGTAAACTATGAAGAGCATAAATCCATGTGTTATTCGCTAGGTGTCCATGTTCTCCCTTTCTTTCGCTTCTATAGAGGGGCTCATGGTCGTCTTTGCAGCTTTAGCTGCACCAATGCCACGGTTAGTTGCCCCTCCTGGCATTATCGTTATGCCTCTTGCTAAACCATTGAACACTTTAGTAGGATGTTCTTAGTGATGGTTTGTTATGTATATTTATGGTTTATGTCTGAGTATCTTGATCTTAAGTTGAGTTTAATAGACTGTCACAACTCCTAAGGTAAAAAATTATAATCGCTTGTTTGATCCCTACATCTTATTTTATAACCCTTAACTTAAGTCAGCTTGTTATTCTTGCTAGTTTGATAGAAATTTGTGCTCATGTGAATCATTAAAACATCTCAGATCAAGAAATTCAAGGACGCTTTAGCAAAGCACAGCCCAGATAGATGCAGTCTAGGTCCAACGAAGGGTCTAGAGGAGAAAGAGTTGGTTGCACTTGCTGCGAACAAGGATCTGTCATTCACATACAAACCAAAAACCGAGCGACCCCTGGAAAAGATATTAACAGCACCGGTATCAGCATCTGCGATTAATTCCTACCCCCCTCTTCCTCTTCCCCGTCCTCTGAAATCAGAAATTAAGGAAACCGACAACAAGACATTGACCACATCTGGAAGATTATAAAGAGAAGTCCTACGTCATCCGCGTATATATTTGTACAGTTTATGTTTTGGTATGATCGTGTTGCATTAAATTGTGTGGTAAACTCAACTCAGAACCACATTAGACAATGTTCAAAGTGAGTTGCAGGCTTCGAGATCTTTTCATTTTTCATCTCCCCTGATCCAGGCCAGCAAACATGAGGGAAATGATTAGTGTATTAGAgttaatctctctttcttttttgTTTAGGGAGAATCATTTCTGCAGTAGTGTATTGGTCTGTTGCAAAAAGGATGAATATCTTAAGCTGCTTTTGCATTTCCTATATACTGTTATTGTTAAGTAACGCTAATTAAATGGGAATAGCACGACTCGAACTGAAACCTAAGAAAATTTCTCAATGAGACGGTGACAAATATTGTAGGTTTGAATTATGAAGTCGTAGCATATCTAGGTTCGTCGTAGATTTGAATTATGAACTCGTCGCACGCCTAGGTTCAAATCTATGTCTCCCTCAACAACGGAGAAACACAAGAGGGCTGCCCGATTAAGAAGAGATAATTTTAAATCTGGTGGAACAAAGTGATTTTACCAAAAATGCTTGTAGAAGTTGGTATTTGTATGTACCACAAGAAGTTGCATGGATCACAAAAAGAAAAAGAGTTATTTGGATAACATAAATAGGTGTCTGGACCAGGTGCCAACAGGTGAAAGAAAGATTGTATGGGTCAAGAAAGAGATGAATGTGATTTTGCTGTTAGTGGGGACGGACTCGCCCAATCTTAGTATAACGTGGCCTTCATTCCTTTACACAAAAACAAACAGAGATATGTGTCTTGTGATCTTTTGTGAACACAAATTTGATTGTTTGTACTGGCATAGATATCTCCTGTGAAACTTCTAAATTGTTATGCCAGAAATTTGGTATAAACCTTATTTTGGTCAAAGTCAGGTAAtgtatttaaaattaaaatatgtACATCTAAGTAATTAATAAAGCCAGTTTCTTTAAATGTCAAAGTTAGAAGGCGCCCCCCTTAATCAGGGAAGGCGCGCCCTGGGCCCATCAGGTTGATTTGTCAACTACTTGTTTGGAAGATTTGGCTGATTCTTTTTGTCAGAAGAAAGCGTGCCCTGTTTTTGAAGAATAAGCTTATTTGGTCCTTTGAAGGTTATAGGGCGCTCcctaacgaattgtgtttatgattatagatttccgagcggaacatAGAGTATCCTCCACCTCGAAATACCCAGAAAAATTTACGAACCCAattccattttactgttgtgttgtgaaatgattgttttactatcattgcataaataccatgcttgccatgatacgtagtaattgaatttttcgcataatgtagcgatgttgtacgataaggatatattgtaaaatatttaattttcgCTTTAAGTGtgacgtatgattataagaccgagagtcggtcgggattttaagatgaaaacccgggaatcattccggtgatattataggacgattacaagtccataatagtacgttttaaagggactgaacgaccacttacgaaacattaaaatacctcaaacttttgttaaaacgattttccaacaatcatattccctcaactatattttatggttcgaataataaatactatatacctaatcctttattatgggagtagtatactccaacgattatttatttcaaacctgattaaacattaaagatgaTTAGCTACGTAGACagaaactagttgaggaatattatattaaatattcttttagagagtaaactcattcgaggtttaattatttatcgattatcgtgtaattatttattattcattaaagggtttattattgatttaaaaattatagatcctgatttaaaatatactttctgacttcggaaaatcattcgaatatttcagatcgtcggaaaatattatctcgacttatttaatATTCTGAATATAGTTtgaaggagaaacttttcccccttattaaattatctattgacaacggtcaactcacatccttagtacttcctccgaaaatctcggaagtacgtatataaatatatacatttatatcttagtaagataaattgtttctatcaacaagcaaaacgcttggggaacttcgatgtggttcgagttctcgagattgatggaattctttttaaaaggacaagggaggggtagactctggtactatgtgtgctagatggactaccaaacgtaccgcaggcgaaggtactctgtgtactcaggaacttgtgaagtatgtgtatacccaaaaatgggacacgtagcccgaatgcggcaagggtgataaccgagatacgaaggtgtcgtccttctactagtagaaaaggttactattatcgtattacgactgaacatcatatacggtggctccaacgagtgtccaaattcttccaattggaattgtgatgcaataccgtaacccaagcctaggtgctgctggatttactattaaggtattcgcaagataataaaatcccctaaagaattatttacataagaaggtgtgtatcaccaaggaaaactatttttgaataaaacataattatcatatatgatgttttacgtaagttatcacagtcattttcatactgtacattattatgttgggcattatagctcatacttgttttcttaaattggcacaacacaacagtgaatcaagatgcctgccatgagaaccacaaccagaaaatgggtaggaaatggccagctgttccgtagattatttggtgatgtaccacaggtagtccgaataagctggattagttttcagttgtttttagttcggcttatttatatatatgacttatgtaaggtaataaataagaaacgtatatttgtccgacggactagccttacttaaaggttactcctcggtaagacttaatcacttttgggttgtaataattctcacttgatggttgaattactctagttatgaatggttcgttttcaagacaataacctgtaagtgtgtgtgtgcgtatgataagtgtggggtcgtgaagcgtgagtatttatatattgtagtgtgagttatgtggttgtagtagtttagatggcgtggcctccgagattcctgaccccggatttcgGGGCGccacaaaaatggtatcagagccttaggttatcaaatcttggaaatgataggatataaattATGTAGACAtgggaataataaaataatcaattagaactcaagtcgagttcgtcgtcgggctacatgggtagtcttgacagttttaccctcaagagaattccgactctaagttagtaacaccttgcatATTGTGccaggtaccagtggagcctatgagggaaGTTGACCCTGTTGAGgatgttatggttcctgagcgtgaccctactcccgagctagagaacccacccattgatgattcagatgagAAGAATGACCTTCTggtccccatagctaatggcgttgagatgacccagggagatggcgtaggctggagggatgtagagattTACTCTCAcccgactattcgctctcctaccccaccccagggattcagagccctataccctattctgatgatgatgacgaggatgggatatatgcacaggtctacgaggcttacgacatatcctttagcgacccagactcacctctaccacccccggcgaccatacatgtagttgtacatgactggatggtggctcagcttaacactgagattactgcggcatctgctcgcattgcggagttacgccaggccttgacagctgagagagccatcggactaggatacccaggggatttcagagctgcttcctcAGCCATAGCCcacagagagatcgatgggatcgagctctgtaccagggttcagatgagaaTGACAGCaattggaggatacatcccggtagttgatgcagagttgatgttggcaggagcgatgaggagggtgtgtgacctcacgcgcagtgatagtgactgagggactagtgactagatatggaccttgaagaaggctgggtgacttgtcaccaattttgataggatagctagtagtagatagcgttcctagcccttcagggtacacagcttatgtatttgcatttcagtattctGGACAAGTAGTAATGTATTGTAATCATGCATGTATTAACTTAGCTAGTTGTTTTGTCCCCCAAGATATACGTGGGAGACCTTACgaaatatatatctaagcagttattaagaaatggatgtccatattattgcactttaaaAAAAAGGGAAAACATGCTAAATAATGAGcgacatgcttacatatgaataaattaatccaactgttataattacaactatgttgacaaattttcattatcagaacaatgccactccgtagaagaggaaccagggcacaacccACAGAATCTGTAAACCAACAACAGAATGAACCTGACCATGTAGTGAATGAAGACAGTaaagaggacctagactataatgaatatgattaagaagattatgtagaagaagaggctgaggatcccatcagggagggaaccccatgaatgaatttatggaactgttaagagcaaatctgaaccaacagcctattccaccacaaccatatgctgcccaacagactgcaaccactgcctttagggccttcacatctctcaaacccccagagtttcttGGAACTGCTGACCCcattgaagcacgggcctggctcaaagagatagaaaagtcattcgagatactaggtgttgaggaacgatacaagaccattttcgcttcttacatgctgaaaggagaagctaactactggtgggagtccaaacgaaacctagagactgatgctgtgatcccataggatagatttacccgactgttcttagacaagtattttcctaggtttatggagacccaaatggagattaagtttctggagttgaaacaagataagatgactgtagcagaatatgaggccaaatttactgagttgtcgagatttgtgcctgagtttgtgaatatcgaagagaagaaagcgcgaaggtttcagcttggtctgaaatagtggatccaaaaccgagtggcggtgttagagctgacagactatgccaccttagtgcagaaagcctcgattattgaagctggcagtgagcagagtgtgaaggaaaaggaaaataggaagaagaagataggaagccaagggataggaaccgggaacatgagccttccaagcaggttcgtccGGGGAGCGgcgtcccaacctgcacgaggccccagattcagaaaggccccgagtgagagtgtttgttggattttaatcgcagcgggggcatggcaaaacacttttacacatataaaatccgaataaaagcatataaatcgtgaataaaaattcgagggatcgaatctaaccttttaaaataattcggagacaacgatcagagatccttaaaagttgctcctcaagtgtgaagcactccaccggtatccaccaagaaaatgatgttaaagaggaggaaggaggtggagagaattgggttttccaaactttttgggttttcgggtttgatgtgggttagaataaaatagggtctataatagtgtatttataggcaaaattttcagctgaaattttcccataaataatattattattatcccatttattattctcattaataattaaaacaccttttaatcattaatcctttttctaaatactttagaaataattctctctcttgatttaatttccaaaaattaaatcctttaattaataatattaagaacttttcttaattaatttacaatcaattaaatctcatttaatcaattattaaatttgccaattaattatttatttcataaataaataattatttagccattattaattaattcctccaccattaaatcattctctttttatggtgtgaccctgtaggttcaatattaagccggtagtagaaataaataataataaaactattttatcattatttatataaattctctaatttattaaatatgattatttaattaatcacatttattctacatcgtgagggatacttctcagcatatcgcgactatccggataatatgaattcactgcttagaataccaagaacctattcagtgaatagttaccgtacaataaactccttctaccctataatgtcccgattaaatacaaggcatggatctcgtgtcaagcctatctaattcaatcacttgcttaccatttactatccttagttctatgcaaattagaaactcct
It contains:
- the LOC141720972 gene encoding thioredoxin-like 1-1, chloroplastic: MADILSRTNVFSNNFYHQYHRVRPWASVSGDNKSVHVSFKSLVGRSSSTSSSFSNFDGGKVVTGRPNARKSAAGACSSQMSIGLKKVQGWWEKGLKTNMKEVQGPNDLVESLSNAGDQLVVVAFFSPGCGGCRALHPKICQLAEMNPDVQFLQVNYEEHKSMCYSLGVHVLPFFRFYRGAHGRLCSFSCTNATIKKFKDALAKHSPDRCSLGPTKGLEEKELVALAANKDLSFTYKPKTERPLEKILTAPVSASAINSYPPLPLPRPLKSEIKETDNKTLTTSGRL